The window cccttggtgtgtgtgtggggggggggggaacccatTAATTTCCCTGGCCTCAGAGATGCCCAAGTCCAGTGTGagcccttccccccactccctgcTACCACCCGGTCCCCATCTAAACCCTTTAacccttccccactcccttcccaaCAGCGAGTGTCTGCAAACAGCTCCCAGGACTCTGGGACTCATGGTTTTGACCAACTATAAACCCCCACTCCCAGGGTTTTGTTTTGAATGAACAGTGATGGGCCTCTGCTTGGGAAATAAAAGCTGGTTTGTTGTGGGAGGGGGCTCAGGGAGGAACATCCCAGAATCTTAACCCAGGGCCCCTGCCAAAGCAGGACACTGCACGTGAGTAGGATGTCTATTGCAAACAAGGCGTCCCAGGAGCTCTGGGGTCCCTTCCTCTGGCCTGTGGACCCCTAAAGTCCCTCAGAGCCCCCCAATACTCCCTATTGACGGTGCCGCCCCTTGTTTGCCTCATTTATACCTGCCAAGCACCGGAaaagatgtatacattttaacaaaGACAGCGcatcctcccttctccctgcaaAATGGCGGTGGTCCCGGCCCCGATTCCCTGAATGACTGCACACTTTCGGAGGATTAGTCAGGACCCAAGGAACGCGACCCCCTCCTCGACCTCTTCCCCAGAGCCCCGTTTTCCCAAGCTCTCAGTGCACTCAGAGCCTCTCCTCATCCCAGGGTCCCCCAGGACAGTCTCTGGTTAGAGCCTGTGGGGCAGTTCCTCCATTGTggtccgcccccccccccaagaccCCGCCTTCGAGGGGCCTTTGGAGGGGGACTGGACCCCCAGACTGGGTCTCAGGGGTGGAGGTAGCGGGCTCTGTCTCTGATACCCTAAAATTCCTAGGATGAGGGAGCTATATAAATGAATTCCCGGTTAGGCTACTTGGGGGATTTGGGGGTCTTTGAGGAGAGGGGGTGATTCAGGAGACCCCTCCTCATTACCTCAGGGCAACTAGGCAGCATTGGGGGTTCGGCCTCAGGAGAGAACCTCGACCGCAGAGGTCAGGGGGCGCACTGGGGGAGAGCAGatagaggagggggaagggacaAAGTTTGAAAGTGCCCTTCCAACTCTTCCAGGGAAAGTTTGCCTAGGGGCCCAATGGACAGAGAGGGGGTAGAGGTGCGGGGGGCCCGGTGGCGGGATGACCCCCGAGAGGTGACCGGACCCCGGGGGAGCGACCCCTCCCCCCTGTCCCGGCTCGGCCCGGCTGGGAGTCGCCCGGCTCGGGGCTGCGTGTGTTAGTTGGGGCCGCTTTCCGGCCACTCCGACGGGCTGGGGGACACCGCAGCGGCCCAGGAATGGGGTCCCCGGTAGCCCCAGGGGGGGGCTTTGCTACGGGGGGTTTCCCGCATCTGGGCTCCCCGGCCCCGCAGAGCGAGCCCCCCGCAAAGGGGAAATGTGCCGGCGCATCGGCGGTCCTTGGCGCCGTTTGAGGCTCCTGGCGGTCTCGGGGGGCGGCGGCCGGGCCGGCGGGCCGCCTGGCGGGGGAGCCCAGGGAGCCGGGCAGCGACCCCGAGCGGCAGCGGGGAGCGGGAAGGCCAGGGCCGGGGGGAAAGGTCGGATTTGCTCGGCGGAAGAAACACAGATGGCGGCGGCGCGGCGCCATTCCGGGCCGGGAGCAGGCAGCCAGCAGCCCTGTCCTCACCGCGGTCCGCCCGCCGCCGCTAAATACCCGGATGCGCCGCCCGAGCGCCAGACGCGGAGCTGGGAAAAGAGAGGCAGCGGGAACGGTGGTGGTGGCAAGAACCAGAGCTTGAGCCGGAGCCCGGCGCCGAGACCGACCGATCATCCGGCGGGTCTGGGCAAAGCATACCCGGCCCAGCGAGTCCTCCCACGACCCGAGCCAGGTCCCCGAGAGCCGGGCTCTGCACTGGCCTGGGAGTCAGGGGCGCGAGAGCCGATCCCAAGTCAGGATTTCCTTGGTCTCCGACGGGGGCTGGCCCTTTTGAAGGCGCCTTCTTCAACAGCAGAACGAGGCAGGCCACCATGACCGAGAACTCCACGTCCACCCCAGCGGCCAAGCCCAAGCGGGCCAAGGCCTCCAAGAAGTCCACAGACCACCCCAAGTACTCAGACATGATCGTGGCTGCCATCCAGGCGGAGAAGAACCGCGCTGGTTCCTCGCGCCAGTCCATCCAGAAGTACATCAAGAGCCACTACAAGGTGGGTGAGAACGCTGACTCCCAGATCAAGTTGTCCATCAAGCGGCTGGTTACCACCGGAGTCCTCAAGCAGACCAAAGGAGTGGGTGCCTCGGGGTCCTTCCGGCTAGCCAAGAGCGATGAGCCCAAGAGGTCAGTGGCCTTCAAGAAGACGAAGAAGGAAGTCAAGAAGGTGGCCACGCCAAAGAAGGCAGCCAAGCCCAAGAAGGCTGCCTCCAAAGCTCCTAGCAAGAAGCCCAAAGCCACCCCAGTCAAGAAGGCCAAGAAGAAGCCAGCTGCCACGCCcaagaaaaccaaaaaa of the Rhinolophus sinicus isolate RSC01 linkage group LG02, ASM3656204v1, whole genome shotgun sequence genome contains:
- the H1-0 gene encoding histone H1.0, which codes for MTENSTSTPAAKPKRAKASKKSTDHPKYSDMIVAAIQAEKNRAGSSRQSIQKYIKSHYKVGENADSQIKLSIKRLVTTGVLKQTKGVGASGSFRLAKSDEPKRSVAFKKTKKEVKKVATPKKAAKPKKAASKAPSKKPKATPVKKAKKKPAATPKKTKKPKTVKAKPVKASKPKKAKPVKPKAKSSAKRASKKK